The Chryseobacterium sp. 52 genome includes a region encoding these proteins:
- a CDS encoding deoxynucleoside kinase, whose amino-acid sequence MHIAVTGNIGAGKTTLTTMLAKHYGWDAQFEDVDHNPYLEDFYADMSKWSFALQIYFLGSRFRQVKEIRESGKNIIQDRTIYEDAHIFAENLNDMKLLSDRDFKNYISVFGLMKSFVSAPDLLIYLKSDVPNLVKKIYKRGREYEASISIEYLSKLNQKYEKWISDYTEGKLLIIEVDDLDFVEKPEDFGFILEKIEAELNGLF is encoded by the coding sequence ATATTGGTGCAGGAAAAACAACTTTGACCACGATGCTTGCCAAGCATTACGGATGGGATGCACAGTTTGAAGATGTAGACCATAACCCTTATCTGGAAGATTTTTATGCGGATATGAGCAAGTGGAGTTTTGCACTCCAGATCTATTTTTTGGGAAGTAGATTCCGTCAGGTAAAAGAGATCAGAGAAAGCGGTAAGAATATTATTCAGGACCGTACGATCTATGAAGATGCTCATATTTTTGCAGAAAACCTGAATGATATGAAGCTTCTTTCAGACAGGGATTTCAAAAATTATATATCTGTTTTCGGGCTGATGAAGTCATTTGTTTCAGCGCCGGATCTTTTAATCTATTTAAAATCTGATGTTCCGAACCTGGTGAAAAAAATCTACAAAAGAGGACGGGAATATGAAGCATCAATCAGTATTGAATACCTTTCAAAACTGAACCAGAAATATGAAAAATGGATCTCTGATTATACAGAAGGAAAGCTTCTCATCATCGAGGTGGATGACCTGGATTTTGTGGAAAAACCTGAAGATTTCGGATTTATCCTTGAAAAAATAGAAGCAGAGCTGAACGGCCT